TCACGGTCGCGCTCGACGGCGAGGACGTGCTCCGCGAGCTGGCGGCCGCGGCCGCCGCCGCCGGCCGGGACGTCGGCGTGCTGGTCGAGCTGGACCTGGGGTTCCACCGCTGCGGCGTCGCCACGCCGGACGACGCCGTGCGACTCGCCGGGCGGGCGGCAGACCACCCGGCAACCCGGTTCCGCGGCGCCTTCTTCTACCCCGGCCATATCCGCGAACCGGTGGACCGGCAGGCGCCCGCCATCCGCGAGCTGAATTCGCGCCTGGCCGCCTTCCTGGACGCGTTCGCCGCCGCCGGACTCGATCCCGAGACCGTGAGCGGCGGGTCGACGCCGGCCGCATTTGCCTCGCATTGTATTCCCAGCCTCACCGAGATCCGGCCCGGCACCTACGTCTTTAACGACAGAATCACGGCCGCCATTGGGGCCTGCGGCTGGGATGACTGCGCCTACTCCGTCCTGGCCACGGTCGTGAGCACGGCTGTGGCCGGCCAGGCGGTGGTGGACGCGGGGTCCAAGGCGCTGTTCCGTGAAGAGCTGCATGGCACTGCGGCCCCTCGCGGCTACGGCGCATTGCTGGATCGGCCCGACGTCGTGGTGAGCGCCATGTCCGAAGAGCACGGGATGCTCGATCTGGGCCGCACGGCCTGGAGGCCGCGGGTCGGCGACCGCGTGCGCATCGTCCCCAACCACGTTTGCGTCTCGGTCAACCTGCACGATCGCCTCTGGGGCCTCCGCGGCGAGAAGATCGAATCGAGCTGGAGCGTGGCCGCGCGCGGGTGGGAGCGCCGCCCCAACTGACCGGCGGGCGCGCCGTATGATCAACCTACTCAGGAGTTGCGAAAAGCTATGGGCAAGGGTACACGCCAGTGGGAGCTGCGCCGCCGCCGCAAGCGGCGCAAAGAGCGGCTGAAGGAGCGACGTCGGACCGAAGCTGCCGCGCGGCCGGTCGCTCGCCCGGCCACGCACCGGCGCGCGCGTTCGGAGCCCAAGTCGCAGTAGCCCGCCAAGGAGACCGGCGCTGGTGGGCCCCTCCGCCGCGGCGGTGCCTCCCCCGAAACGGGACTCCTCCCGCCCCCCGACCCGCAGGCGCTACACCGGGAGCCGGTACTGCACTGCCGCCTTCTCTAGGTCGCGGCCCAGGCAGCGCTGCACCTTGAGCGCCACGCGCTCGACCGCGCCGGGATCCGCGACCAGGTCATGCTCCCGGATGTCCAGCGGCAGCACAGTGCAGAACCGGAACCCGCCGATCCACTGCCGGTAGCGCGCGTGCAGCCGCGCCCAGTACTCCTGCGGCGCCTCCTTCTCCGCGGGCCGGCCCCGCTGCTGCACGCGCTCGACTACCAGCTCCAGCGGCCCGTGCAGATACGCCATGAGCCGGGGCGGCCGCGCGGCCGGCGAGTGGCTCAGCTCTGTGTAGAGCCGCTCGTACAACCGGTGCTCGAGCGGCGTGAGGAGCCCCTGCTCGTATAGCCCGCGCGCAAAAATCTCGGCGTCCTCATACCACGTGCGGTCCAGGATCCAGTCGCCGCCCTCGGCCCGCATCCGCCGCAAACTCTGCATGCGCGTCGCCAGGAAATGGAGCTGCAGATTCAGGCCGTAGCGACGCATCCCGTCCGGCTCACCATAGAACAGCGGCAGCCACGGATTCTCCTCGCCTACGCTCTCCAGCGCTACGGCAAAACCGAAGCAGCGCGCCAGGGCCCGAGCGAGCGTCGTCTTACCGGTGCCGACCATGCCGGCGACGGCAATCATCATCGCGAGCGTCCCCTCCAGAGGACATGCACTGCACCGCTCAGGGGTCACCTCGCCATTCCACGGAGACGACCCGCCGGCCGCTATCCTATTTCCTCACCAGGCGTTGGCCGCACGCACGGCGCGGGGCACGCGCCCTGCCTGTCACGCCCGACGACTCCAGCGTGAGGTGGCCTATGAGAAGTGCGTTGTATGTCATCCCCATCGCGGGCGGACTGCTGCTCACGACGGCGCACCCCGGCGCCGCCCAAACCGCAGGGCGGCCGCCTGCTACTCCACCCGCCGCGTCCACCGGCTCGGCTACGCTGTGGTGGTATGACCAGCAGCGGGAGCAGTGGACGCGCGAACCGCACTGGGACGCCCAGGACCAGGAATTCGAAGCGGAGGAGGACGAGTTCGACGACCGCGAGCTCGAGGACGACGAGTTCGACCCCGACTTCGGGTTCCGGGATGGACGCGGCCGCCGCGGGCACAGCCGTGACGCACATGACGAGCTGCACGGCCGCCTCGATCGAGAGCACGAGCGCTGGCACCGCTATCGCCACGTCCGCACCCGCACTCACGATCGGACTCACGAACGCCTCGATCGAGAGCACGAGCGCTGGCACCGCCGTAATGACCACTACTGGCACGACCGGTCATGGCACCTCAGGCACGCCGCACTCCACGATCACCTCGAGCGCGGGCACCGCGGCTGGCACCGCCGGGACGGCCGCTACTGCGACAGGGATTGGGGGTTGCAAGATTGGGAGGTCCGGCTGCGCATTCCGCTGCCGCACCCCGGCCGACACTACTCGAGTGATGCCGCCGCGCTGCTGGGCGCCGTGCGCGCGCTGAGCACCAGGCCCTGAGCAGTTCCCGGCGCCGGCCTCGGGCGCGTATGGGGGGAGGCGTCACCCCGAGCCTCCCTCACGCCTGACACTGCTCGCACGGACAGATGGCCCGCAGCAGCTCGAAGGGGTAGATCCCGGTGCTGTGGAAGTCACTCCATTCGAAGCGCAGCGCGTAGCGGCCCACATACAGGATTTCCAGCGGGTAGACATCGGGTGGGACCTTCTTCACGTCCAGGATCCGGTCCCCCGTGAGCTCGTCAATGCACCCGGCGCAGCGGCAGTTGATGCGCAGGTGCAGGGGCGGGTACTCCGATACGTGGCCGTCCGCCCAGCGGACGCGCAGCCGCGTGCCGTCCTCCGTGGGGGCGATCTCGAGGGGCTCGGCGCGCGCCTTCATGGCTGGCAATTCGCGTCAGGCCGGAACTTGCGTGCGGCTCACCAACTGCCGCAGCACATAGGGCAGGATCCCGCCATGCCGGTAGTATTCCAGCTCCTGCGGCGTGTCCACACGCGCGCGCGCTCGGAACTCGAGCGCGCTGCCGTCCGTACGGCGCGCCCGCACGGTCACATCCCAGGCGCGGCGGAACCCGGCGGCCACGCCGTCGGCCAGCCCCAACACCTGGTACTCCTCCGTCCCGGTCAGCCCCAGGCTGGCGGCGCTTTCGCCCGGCCGGAACTCGAGCGGCAGCACCCCCATGCCGACCAGGTTGGAGCGGTGGATCCGCTCGTAGCTTTCCGCCATGACGGAACGGACTCCGAGCAGCCGCGGCCCCTTCGCCGCCCAATCGCGCGAGGAGCCCGTGCCGTACTCCTTCCCCGCGATCACCAGCAGCGGCACGTTCTCCGCGGCGTACTTCATGGCGGCATCGAAGATGGACATGCGCTCGCCAGTGGGGAAATGCACCGTGTACCCGCCCTCGAGGCCCGGGACCAGCGCGTTCCGCAGCCGGATGTTGGCGAACGTGCCCCGCATCATCACTTCGTGGTTGCCACGCCGGGCGCCGTAGGAGTTGAAGTCCGTGCGCGCCACGCCGCGCTCGAGCAGGTAGCGCCCCGCGGGGCTGTCCGGCTTGATGCTCCCCGCTGGCGAGATATGGTCCGTGGTGATGCTGTCACCCAGCAGCGCCAGCACGCGCGCGCCGCTCACATCCTGCACGGCCGGAGGCGCCTCCGGCATATCCAGGAAGTAGGGCGGCTCCTTGACGTACGTCGAGTCTGCATCCCATTCGAACAGCTCGCCCCCCGGCGCCGGCAACGTCGTCCAGCGCTCGTCGCCCTCGAACACGTGCGCGTACTGCTTCCGGAACATCTCCGAGCGCACCGACCGCTGCATCACCTGCTGCACCTCGTGCTGCGTGGGCCAGACGTCCTTCAGGAAAACCGAACGCCCCTGCGCATCCCTGCCGAGCGGCTCATTGTACAGGTCCACGTCCATCCGGCCGGCCAACGCGTAAGCCACTACCAGGGGAGGCGAGGCCAGGTAGTTGGCGCGGACATCGGGATTGATCCGCCCCTCGAAGTTCCGGTTGCCGGAGAGTACGGACACGGCCACCAGCCCGCCTTCCTCGATGGCCGCGGAAATCGCCGGCGGCAGCGGACCGCTGTTGCCAATGCACGTGGTGCAGCCGTACCCCACCAGGTGGAAGCCGAGCTGCTCGAGGTACGGCACCAGCCCCGCATCCGTCAGGTAGTCCATGACCACCTTGGAGCCGGGCGCCAGGCTGGTCTTGACCCAGGGCTGGCTGCCGAGCCCCCGCTCGACCGCGTTCCGCGCCAAGAGACCCGCTGCCACCATGACCGACGGATTCGAGGTGTTGGTGCAGCTCGTGATCGCGGC
This genomic stretch from Gemmatimonadota bacterium harbors:
- the acnA gene encoding aconitate hydratase AcnA, translating into FVEFYGPGLARLPLADRATIGNMAPEYGATCGIFPVDAETVHYLEFTGRPPEQLELVAAYLKEQGLFRSTDSPAAEYSDSLELELGSVEPSLAGPRRPQDRVRLSAAKQDFQAQLERMLEAAPAGGGMVRGAEQVGVGAATAAAIAAGAPAGVRVVVGGEPVTLDHGSVVIAAITSCTNTSNPSVMVAAGLLARNAVERGLGSQPWVKTSLAPGSKVVMDYLTDAGLVPYLEQLGFHLVGYGCTTCIGNSGPLPPAISAAIEEGGLVAVSVLSGNRNFEGRINPDVRANYLASPPLVVAYALAGRMDVDLYNEPLGRDAQGRSVFLKDVWPTQHEVQQVMQRSVRSEMFRKQYAHVFEGDERWTTLPAPGGELFEWDADSTYVKEPPYFLDMPEAPPAVQDVSGARVLALLGDSITTDHISPAGSIKPDSPAGRYLLERGVARTDFNSYGARRGNHEVMMRGTFANIRLRNALVPGLEGGYTVHFPTGERMSIFDAAMKYAAENVPLLVIAGKEYGTGSSRDWAAKGPRLLGVRSVMAESYERIHRSNLVGMGVLPLEFRPGESAASLGLTGTEEYQVLGLADGVAAGFRRAWDVTVRARRTDGSALEFRARARVDTPQELEYYRHGGILPYVLRQLVSRTQVPA
- a CDS encoding DUF971 domain-containing protein, whose translation is MKARAEPLEIAPTEDGTRLRVRWADGHVSEYPPLHLRINCRCAGCIDELTGDRILDVKKVPPDVYPLEILYVGRYALRFEWSDFHSTGIYPFELLRAICPCEQCQA
- a CDS encoding alanine racemase, encoding MAGYARQHGLALRPHVKTHKTAELALEQLRRGAAGLTVATLREAEVMARVADDLLLAYPPVGRPRLERLLALPAHLRLTVALDGEDVLRELAAAAAAAGRDVGVLVELDLGFHRCGVATPDDAVRLAGRAADHPATRFRGAFFYPGHIREPVDRQAPAIRELNSRLAAFLDAFAAAGLDPETVSGGSTPAAFASHCIPSLTEIRPGTYVFNDRITAAIGACGWDDCAYSVLATVVSTAVAGQAVVDAGSKALFREELHGTAAPRGYGALLDRPDVVVSAMSEEHGMLDLGRTAWRPRVGDRVRIVPNHVCVSVNLHDRLWGLRGEKIESSWSVAARGWERRPN
- a CDS encoding deoxynucleoside kinase: MMIAVAGMVGTGKTTLARALARCFGFAVALESVGEENPWLPLFYGEPDGMRRYGLNLQLHFLATRMQSLRRMRAEGGDWILDRTWYEDAEIFARGLYEQGLLTPLEHRLYERLYTELSHSPAARPPRLMAYLHGPLELVVERVQQRGRPAEKEAPQEYWARLHARYRQWIGGFRFCTVLPLDIREHDLVADPGAVERVALKVQRCLGRDLEKAAVQYRLPV